A single Larimichthys crocea isolate SSNF chromosome VIII, L_crocea_2.0, whole genome shotgun sequence DNA region contains:
- the LOC104933440 gene encoding putative gonadotropin-releasing hormone II receptor: MNTTLCDSEATMYHLMTDHQLNASCNYSSPTSNWTAGGGALQLPTFTTAAKVRVIITCILCGISAFCNLAVLWAAHIDGKRKSHVRVLIINLTVADLLVTFIVMPVDAVWNITVQWLAGDFACRLLMFLKLQAMYSCAFVTVVISLDRQYAILDPLAINKARKRNRVMLTVAWGMSVALSVPQIFLFHNVTIIHPEDFTQCTTRGSFITHWHETAYNMFTFSCLFLLPLIIMITCYTRIFCEISKRLNKDNLPSNEVHLRRSKNNIPRARMRTLKMSIVIVSSFIICWTPYYLLGLWYWFFPDDLEGKVSHSLTHILFIFGLVNACLDPVIYGLFTIHFRKGLRRYYCNATTVSDLDNNTVITGSFSCTANSLPLKRHVSPASQEMFILCSDNCRKTESTSPRSSFLIADIGTETDPNQSSPKSII, from the exons ATGAACACCACTCTGTGTGACTCTGAAGCGACCATGTATCACCTGATGACAGACCACCAACTGAATGCCAGCTGCAACTACTCCTCGCCCACTTCCAACTGGACAGCGGGTGGCGGCGCCCTGCAGCTGCCCACATTCACCACAGCAGCCAAAGTCAGGGTGATCATCACCTGCATTCTCTGCGGCATATCAGCCTTTTGCAACCTGGCTGTGCTGTGGGCGGCGCACATCGATGGGAAGCGCAAATCTCATGTCAGGGTGCTCATAATCAACCTGACGGTGGCTGATCTGCTGGTGACCTTCATCGTGATGCCTGTGGATGCCGTGTGGAACATCACAGTCCAGTGGCTTGCTGGGGACTTTGCCTGTAGGCTACTGATGTTTCTTAAGCTGCAGGCGATGTACTCCTGCGCCTTTGTCACCGTGGTGATCAGTCTGGATAGGCAATATGCCATCCTCGACCCTCTGGCCATCAATAAGGCAAGAAAGAGGAACAGAGTCATGCTGACTGTGGCGTGGGGCATGAGCGTTGCGCTGTCAGTCCCTCAG ATATTCCTTTTCCACAATGTGACCATCATCCACCCCGAAGACTTCACTCAGTGCACCACACGTGGAAGTTTCATCACTCACTGGCATGAAACAGCCTACAACATGTTCACTTTTTCCTGCCTGTTCCTGCTGCCGCTGATCATCATGATCACCTGCTACACCAGGATCTTTTGTGAGATCTCCAAACGACTGAATAAGGACAACT TGCCCTCCAATGAAGTACATTTGCGTCGTTCGAAGAATAACATCCCTAGAGCTCGGATGAGAACTCTAAAAATGAGTATTGTGATTGTCTCGTCTTTCATTATCTGCTGGACTCCATACTACCTACTGGGCCTGTGGTACTGGTTCTTCCCTGATGACCTGGAGGGGAAGGTTTCCCACTCCCTGACGcacatcctcttcatctttgGGCTTGTTAACGCCTGCCTGGACCCAGTCATCTATGGACTGTTCACCATTCACTTCCGAAAGGGGCTCCGGAGGTATTACTGCAATGCCACCACGGTGTCCGACCTGGATAATAACACGGTTATAACTGGATCTTTCTCTTGCACTGCCAACTCTTTGCCACTGAAAAGACATGTGAGCCCCGCTAGCCAGGAGATGTTCATACTGTGCAGTGAtaactgcagaaaaacagagtCAACGTCACCAAGAAGCAGCTTTTTAATAGCAGACATTGGCACAGAGACAGATCCAAATCAGTCCAGCCCCAAGAGCATCATATGA